The Acidianus infernus genome window below encodes:
- a CDS encoding heterodisulfide reductase-related iron-sulfur binding cluster gives MYHVNNLSEIGKILVDNLNRYYMPFPVDKKVCSGWAKDLHRGGDTIIYTSCMYQIEPAVGMFLKFLPSISSFKVLMPLARLVKPSKSQLDRAYKILNNIVEALEKSGIKPGYLYEEEPYSGAILLEMGFLEEFGEYAKKIVSLFREKGVKKIITVDPHTHNALTRYQEFVKHDLEIVNYLELVNYTKKVEGEFTIHDSCLYSRFLGLREKYRGLIEKSGIKLVEDEMITGKDTSSCCGGPLGPVDLKVSEKIAENRAKDLEKLSKRLLVVCPICYVTLSPHFKGEIMDIAEVIF, from the coding sequence ATCTATCATGTGAATAACCTTTCTGAAATAGGGAAAATCCTAGTAGATAACCTAAATAGATATTATATGCCTTTTCCAGTAGATAAAAAAGTTTGTAGCGGTTGGGCAAAGGATTTACATAGAGGAGGGGATACAATTATTTACACCTCATGCATGTACCAAATAGAACCGGCAGTAGGAATGTTCCTTAAATTTCTTCCCTCAATTTCGTCATTTAAAGTACTAATGCCACTTGCAAGATTAGTTAAGCCTTCAAAGTCTCAGCTGGATAGAGCTTACAAAATCTTAAATAACATCGTGGAAGCTTTGGAAAAATCGGGAATAAAACCTGGCTACCTTTATGAGGAAGAACCTTATAGCGGAGCAATATTACTTGAAATGGGCTTTCTAGAGGAGTTTGGAGAATACGCAAAGAAGATTGTATCTCTCTTTAGAGAGAAGGGAGTTAAAAAGATAATAACCGTTGATCCTCACACTCACAACGCTCTGACTAGGTATCAAGAGTTTGTTAAACACGACTTAGAGATAGTAAATTATCTAGAGCTAGTAAATTATACCAAAAAAGTTGAAGGAGAATTTACAATTCACGACTCGTGCCTTTATTCTAGGTTCCTAGGTTTAAGGGAAAAATACAGAGGGCTAATAGAAAAATCAGGAATAAAGCTAGTGGAAGATGAGATGATAACAGGAAAGGATACTTCCTCTTGTTGCGGCGGTCCATTAGGACCCGTTGATCTGAAAGTCAGTGAGAAAATCGCTGAAAATAGGGCTAAGGATTTGGAGAAACTAAGTAAAAGACTTCTAGTAGTTTGTCCAATATGCTACGTCACTTTATCGCCTCACTTTAAAGGAGAAATAATGGACATTGCTGAGGTGATATTTTGA
- a CDS encoding lactate utilization protein B, translated as MLSWDIAVNRAINNAVPKVYKVLREHPYIEELAKRLREAKLEVLNNLEKYVEETLQSVKNNGGNAYYVHDEKEAQEIVGKIVGKGKIVVMGKSMVAYELGIRKYLESLGNEVWETDLGEFLIQQANEPPSHIIAPAIHMTKESVGKLLKEKLGGVDENSKVEDMVAVVRKFLRDKFVKADVGITGANAIAADTGSVLLVENEGNIRFTTVAPQIHIAIAGVEKILPTLADAMIEPLVQSAYAGLYPPTYVNLTSGPSSTADIEHNRVRPAHGPKEFHLILVDNGRVKANKDNVLREALLCIRCGRCHFHCPIYRAIGNIWGDPPYSGPMGAMWSYIVKGDTKPAMYCAHSGNCKEVCPMRINIPRVLEHIKNLGLHSQGKDKLDYK; from the coding sequence ATTTTGAGCTGGGACATTGCAGTAAATAGAGCTATAAATAACGCTGTCCCAAAGGTATATAAGGTTTTAAGGGAGCATCCTTACATTGAGGAATTAGCTAAGAGGCTTAGAGAAGCTAAGCTTGAAGTTCTAAACAATCTGGAGAAATATGTGGAAGAGACTTTACAATCAGTTAAGAACAATGGCGGAAATGCTTACTACGTTCACGACGAGAAAGAAGCTCAAGAAATTGTTGGGAAAATTGTAGGAAAAGGCAAGATTGTTGTAATGGGCAAATCAATGGTTGCTTATGAATTAGGAATAAGGAAGTACTTGGAAAGTTTGGGAAATGAAGTTTGGGAAACTGACTTAGGAGAATTCTTAATACAACAAGCTAACGAACCGCCTTCCCATATAATAGCTCCGGCAATTCACATGACTAAGGAAAGTGTAGGTAAGCTCTTAAAGGAGAAACTAGGAGGAGTAGATGAGAATTCTAAAGTTGAGGACATGGTAGCAGTTGTGAGGAAATTCTTGAGAGATAAATTTGTTAAAGCAGATGTAGGAATAACTGGGGCAAACGCAATAGCTGCAGATACTGGCTCAGTATTGCTGGTTGAAAATGAGGGGAACATAAGGTTCACAACTGTAGCTCCTCAGATTCATATAGCAATAGCCGGTGTCGAAAAAATTCTACCTACTTTGGCTGATGCAATGATAGAACCTTTAGTTCAGTCAGCTTATGCAGGACTTTATCCGCCAACATACGTTAATTTAACTTCTGGGCCTAGTTCTACAGCAGATATAGAACACAATAGAGTAAGGCCTGCTCACGGCCCTAAAGAATTTCACTTAATATTGGTGGATAACGGGAGGGTGAAGGCTAATAAAGATAACGTGTTAAGAGAAGCTTTACTTTGCATTAGATGTGGAAGATGTCACTTTCATTGTCCAATATATAGAGCCATTGGAAATATTTGGGGAGATCCACCTTATAGTGGGCCAATGGGTGCAATGTGGTCTTATATAGTCAAGGGCGATACAAAGCCTGCAATGTATTGTGCTCATTCGGGCAACTGTAAGGAAGTTTGTCCTATGCGGATAAACATTCCAAGAGTATTAGAACATATTAAGAATTTAGGTTTACATTCACAAGGCAAAGATAAATTAGATTATAAATAA